Proteins from one Cicer arietinum cultivar CDC Frontier isolate Library 1 chromosome 3, Cicar.CDCFrontier_v2.0, whole genome shotgun sequence genomic window:
- the LOC101503925 gene encoding BTB/POZ domain-containing protein At3g05675 isoform X1, producing the protein MDPTDKEDKDVTCVIGDRSSSDVVVRLRTQEGRDDWLYCHSEILVKNCKYFADRLSDNWPTCQILGSRNCVDIYCQESDFDYHVNFIRLLYIVIDASLDDFWHGVTNALGILQVAVHLQCPKIVAASVNYLEAVTWEETEEEEILKIVPPMGLQAEPILARLQPVNQSAIKNIFLSAIRFATSSPPPSMNDLKSSAQEQLEYMLTEDDDAPLLIADDEIKLEVKQCVNRLFSGFNNSLIHLFCGSTESLSEAGNIPLFQSYLTDLSWVCQILSKLEIMRDFVECWFDASEKIVKVLEQGGSTTEVVEIKLRAIEVASKVLEAIAYGTVILPTAKRLQVLKMWLPFVRVAKPMIDSTMMNCESAVLLKMDGEMWQSLESSFVSIILALPSGDQAELLTEWLGNEHIRYPDLTEAFEVWCYRSKVARRRLSLLEEEDVITHSI; encoded by the exons ATGGACCCTACT GATAAAGAAGATAAGGATGTTACCTGTGTAATTGGTGATCGATCAAGTAGCGATGTTGTGGTGAGGCTACGCACTCAGGAAGGTCGAGATGATTGGCTTTACTGTCACTCCGAGATACTTGTGAAAAATTGCAAGTATTTTGCTGACCGTCTTTCTGATAACTGGCCAACATGTCAGATCCTAGGTTCACGCAACTGTGTTGATATTTATTGCCAAGAATCAGATTTTGATTACCATGTTAATTTTATTCGCCTTCTCTACATTGTCATTGATGCTTCGCTCGATGATTTCTGGCATGGTGTTACAAATGCCTTGGGCATTCTCCAAGTCGCTGTTCACCTCCAATGCCCCAAAATTGTTGCTGCTTCTGTCAATTACTTAGAAGCAGTTACATGGGAAGAGACTGAAGAGGAGGAGATATTGAAAATTGTACCTCCCATGGGTTTACAAGCAGAGCCTATCCTAGCTAGACTTCAACCCGTTAACCAGTCCGCTATCAAAAACATCTTTCTCTCAGCCATCCGCTTTGCTACTTCGTCCCCTCCACCGTCGATGAATGATCTCAAATCTTCTGCACAAGAGCAACTTGAGTACATGCTAACTGAGGACGATGATGCCCCTTTGTTGATCGCTGATGATGAAATTAAACTTGAGGTAAAACAATGTGTAAACAGACTATTTTCCGGGTTTAACAACTCATTGATACATTTATTCTGTGGTTCCACAGAATCACTTTCTGAGGCAGGGAACATCCCGCTGTTTCAATCCTATTTGACTGATTTGTCTTGGGTTTGTCAGATATTGAGTAAGTTGGAAATAATGAGAGATTTTGTTGAATGTTGGTTTGATGCATCAGAAAAGATTGTCAAAGTACTTGAACAAGGAGGTTCTACAACTGAAGTCGTTGAGATAAAGTTGAGAGCCATTGAGGTAGCATCAAAGGTTTTAGAGGCAATTGCTTATGGTACTGTTATATTACCAACTGCAAAACGTCTTCAGGTTTTGAAAATGTGGCTTCCATTTGTGAGGGTTGCAAAACCAATGATTGATTCCACCATGATGAACTGTGAGAGTGCTGTGTTGCTTAAAATGGACGGTGAAATGTGGCAATCCCTTGAATCCTCGTTTGTCTCTATCATTCTTGCGTTGCCATCAGGGGATCAGGCAGAGCTTTTGACAGAATGGTTAGGAAATGAGCATATCCGGTATCCAGACCTAACCGAGGCATTTGAAGTATGGTGTTACAGGTCAAAGGTTGCTAGGAGAAGACTATCATTGCTAGAGGAAGAGGATGTCATCACACACTCAATTTGA
- the LOC101503925 gene encoding BTB/POZ domain-containing protein At3g05675 isoform X2: MDPTDKEDKDVTCVIGDRSSSDVVVRLRTQEGRDDWLYCHSEILVKNCKYFADRLSDNWPTCQILGSRNCVDIYCQESDFDYHVNFIRLLYIVIDASLDDFWHGVTNALGILQVAVHLQCPKIVAASVNYLEAVTWEETEEEEILKIVPPMGLQAEPILARLQPVNQSAIKNIFLSAIRFATSSPPPSMNDLKSSAQEQLEYMLTEDDDAPLLIADDEIKLEILSKLEIMRDFVECWFDASEKIVKVLEQGGSTTEVVEIKLRAIEVASKVLEAIAYGTVILPTAKRLQVLKMWLPFVRVAKPMIDSTMMNCESAVLLKMDGEMWQSLESSFVSIILALPSGDQAELLTEWLGNEHIRYPDLTEAFEVWCYRSKVARRRLSLLEEEDVITHSI; this comes from the exons ATGGACCCTACT GATAAAGAAGATAAGGATGTTACCTGTGTAATTGGTGATCGATCAAGTAGCGATGTTGTGGTGAGGCTACGCACTCAGGAAGGTCGAGATGATTGGCTTTACTGTCACTCCGAGATACTTGTGAAAAATTGCAAGTATTTTGCTGACCGTCTTTCTGATAACTGGCCAACATGTCAGATCCTAGGTTCACGCAACTGTGTTGATATTTATTGCCAAGAATCAGATTTTGATTACCATGTTAATTTTATTCGCCTTCTCTACATTGTCATTGATGCTTCGCTCGATGATTTCTGGCATGGTGTTACAAATGCCTTGGGCATTCTCCAAGTCGCTGTTCACCTCCAATGCCCCAAAATTGTTGCTGCTTCTGTCAATTACTTAGAAGCAGTTACATGGGAAGAGACTGAAGAGGAGGAGATATTGAAAATTGTACCTCCCATGGGTTTACAAGCAGAGCCTATCCTAGCTAGACTTCAACCCGTTAACCAGTCCGCTATCAAAAACATCTTTCTCTCAGCCATCCGCTTTGCTACTTCGTCCCCTCCACCGTCGATGAATGATCTCAAATCTTCTGCACAAGAGCAACTTGAGTACATGCTAACTGAGGACGATGATGCCCCTTTGTTGATCGCTGATGATGAAATTAAACTTGAG ATATTGAGTAAGTTGGAAATAATGAGAGATTTTGTTGAATGTTGGTTTGATGCATCAGAAAAGATTGTCAAAGTACTTGAACAAGGAGGTTCTACAACTGAAGTCGTTGAGATAAAGTTGAGAGCCATTGAGGTAGCATCAAAGGTTTTAGAGGCAATTGCTTATGGTACTGTTATATTACCAACTGCAAAACGTCTTCAGGTTTTGAAAATGTGGCTTCCATTTGTGAGGGTTGCAAAACCAATGATTGATTCCACCATGATGAACTGTGAGAGTGCTGTGTTGCTTAAAATGGACGGTGAAATGTGGCAATCCCTTGAATCCTCGTTTGTCTCTATCATTCTTGCGTTGCCATCAGGGGATCAGGCAGAGCTTTTGACAGAATGGTTAGGAAATGAGCATATCCGGTATCCAGACCTAACCGAGGCATTTGAAGTATGGTGTTACAGGTCAAAGGTTGCTAGGAGAAGACTATCATTGCTAGAGGAAGAGGATGTCATCACACACTCAATTTGA
- the LOC101503601 gene encoding BEL1-like homeodomain protein 1, whose translation MATYFHGNNNSDQSGGADGLQTLVLMNPTYIQYSDTTQQPPPPSHSSTGNLVFLNSTTTNNNSYSPHAPPSHTQQFVGIPLTTNSQDINNQHSIHAHHDVPSLHGFLPHMQYNQWNSIDTNAAARETPRAQQGLSLTLSSQPARFVSFREGGAMPGGGSPSPSPGSGVTNNNNGGSNSGIHSVVVSSKYLRAAHELLEEVVNVNSGIELGKKSVGREKNKVIGESSGGDGSIIGGGEGSGKRSIELSTSERQEIQMKKAKLINMLDEVEQRYRQYHHQMEVVVSSFEQVAGIGSARTYTALALQTISKQFRCLKDAIAGQIRATNKSLGEDDCFGVKIEGSRLKYVDHQLRQQRALQQLGMIQHNAWRPQRGLPERSVSVLRAWLFEHFLHPYPKDSDKLMLAKQTGLTRSQVSNWFINARVRLWKPMVEEMYLEEMKENELNGSEDKSSKSNEDSSMKIASPQDKVLTSETDVKGYNSTQEVSISQDTSPIISVSKRQQTSPLGGNVRNQSGFSFIGSSELEGIAQGSPKKSRNHELMHSSNSFPLVNMDVKHNEGNNEEISMKFGDERHSRDGYSFMGNQTNFIGGFGQYPIGDIGRFDSEQFTTPRFSSNGVSLTLGLDSIQGTHQTFLPNQNIQLGRSLDISEQNEFGSINTSSPHSTGPFESINMQNPKRFAAQLLPDFVS comes from the exons ATGGCGACGTACTTTCATGGTAATAATAATTCCGACCAAAGTGGCGGCGCCGACGGACTCCAaacacttgttctaatgaatcCAACCTATATTCAATATTCCGACACTACACAACAACCACCACCACCATCTCACTCCTCCACGGGTAACCTTGTTTTTCTCAACTCCACAACCACCAACAACAACTCCTATTCACCTCACGCGCCGCCTTCTCACACTCAACAATTCGTCGGCATCCCTCTCACAACAAATTCACAAGACATCAACAACCAACACTCTATTCACGCGCACCATGACGTTCCTTCCTTGCATGGCTTCCTCCCCCACATGCAGTACAATCAGTGGAACTCAATTGACACCAACGCGGCGGCGCGTGAAACACCACGCGCTCAGCAAGGATTGTCTTTAACCTTATCTTCACAGCCAGCAAGGTTCGTTTCTTTTCGGGAGGGTGGTGCTATGCCTGGTGGTGGGTCGCCTTCACCGTCGCCGGGTTCGGGtgttactaataataataatggcggcAGCAATTCAGGGATTCATAGTGTGGTGGTGAGTTCGAAGTATTTGAGAGCTGCACATGAGCTTCTAGAAGAGGTTGTGAATGTGAATAGTGGAATTGAATTGGGAAAGAAGAGTGTTGGTAGAGAGAAGAACAAGGTGATTGGAGAGTCATCGGGAGGAGATGGATCAATTATTGGTGGTGGTGAGGGAAGTGGGAAGCGTAGCATTGAGCTATCAACATCTGAAAGACAAGAAATTCAGATGAAAAAAGCAAAGCTAATCAACATGCTTGATGAG GTGGAACAAAGGTACAGACAGTACCACCATCAAATGGAGGTTGTGGTTTCATCATTCGAACAAGTTGCAGGGATTGGTTCCGCAAGGACATACACTGCCCTTGCACTACAAACAATCTCCAAGCAATTTAGGTGTTTGAAAGATGCCATAGCTGGACAAATTCGTGCTACAAATAAGAGTTTGGGAGAAGATGATTGCTTTGGAGTTAAAATTGAAGGTTCAAGGCTTAAATATGTAGATCATCAATTACGTCAACAACGTGCTCTTCAACAGTTGGGAATGATCCAGCATAATGCTTGGAGACCCCAAAGAGGATTGCCTGAAAGATCTGTTTCTGTTCTTCGCGCTTGGCTCTTTGAACACTTCCTTCACCC TTATCCCAAGGATTCAGATAAGCTCATGCTTGCAAAACAAACAGGACTTACTAGGAGTCAG GTTTCAAATTGGTTTATAAATGCTCGAGTTCGGCTTTGGAAGCCCATGGTGGAAGAGATGTACTTAGAGGAGATGAAGGAGAATGAACTAAATGGGTCAGAGGATAAATCAAGCAAGAGCAATGAAGATTCCTCTATGAAAATAGCTTCACCTCAAGACAAAGTTCTTACTTCTGAAACAGATGTTAAAGGTTACAATTCCACACAAGAAGTTTCCATAAGCCAAGACACTAGTCCAATAATTTCAGTTTCTAAAAGACAACAAACATCACCACTTGGTGGAAATGTTAGAAACCAATCAGGATTCAGCTTCATTGGGTCATCAGAACTAGAAGGAATAGCACAAGGAAGTCCTAAAAAATCAAGGAACCATGAACTTATGCATTCTTCAAATAGTTTCCCTTTAGTTAACATGGATGTTAAACACAATGAGGGAAATAATGAGGAAATTTCAATGAAATTTGGTGATGAGAGGCATAGTAGAGATGGTTATTCTTTTATGGGAAACCAAACAAACTTCATTGGTGGATTTGGACAATACCCAATTGGTGATATTGGTAGGTTTGACTCAGAACAATTCACAACACCAAGGTTTTCAAGTAATGGTGTTTCACTCACTCTTGGTCTTGATTCAATACAAGGAACTCATCAAACATTTCTACCAAACCAAAACATTCAACTAGGAAGAAGCCTTGACATAAGTGAACAAAATGAGTTTGGTTCCATAAACACTTCTTCTCCTCATTCTACAGGTCCTTTTGAGAGtatcaacatgcaaaacccaaAAAGGTTTGCTGCACAGTTGTTACCAGACTTTGTGTCCTAA